One part of the Georgfuchsia toluolica genome encodes these proteins:
- the rpoD gene encoding RNA polymerase sigma factor RpoD produces MPEEIAKQSKTRSVAARNAKAGAKLIAKAKPKTAVARKPAASKRVPVPVKKTKPAPKAAPKSVKPAAKAAVTKTKVAHQPVAKAARKPEDKSDKVVKTAQSLPKSAPEPVAPAKAPTVAEVAKAVVQAKAKKAKEKSGQIAPAAPQPLDVEARRSRLKNLIALGKERGYLTYAEINDHLPDDMVDAEQIESIITTFNDMAIRVFDEAPAGEDLLLTEAAAAPVDAEEVEEQAEQALSTVDSEFGRTTDPVRMYMREMGTVDLLTREGEIEIAKRIEDGLKHMVIAISACPTTIGEILELAGKVARDEIRVDELVDGLVDPNATEEEIAATEAAEDIEVEEDGDEEDEGAAAAAAAATLLKLKEEALQRFNVIHELAGKLYTALTRKGSQDKSYLRIQKQISDELMNIRFTAKTIERLCDSVRGMVEAARSHERKILHLCVDKAHMPRQHFIKVFPGNETNLEWLKHEVQSGKPYSAQLMRVAPNILEQQQKLIDLQTRIGLPLKELKDINKQMSTGEAKARRAKREMTEANLRLVISIAKKYTNRGLQFLDLIQEGNIGLMKAVDKFEYRRGYKFSTYATWWIRQAITRSIADQARTIRIPVHMIETINKMNRISRQILQETGLEPDPATLAIKMEMPEDKIRKILKISKEPISMETPIGDDDDSHLGDFIEDAGTLAPADAALFASLREITKEVLDSLTPREAKVLRMRFGIEMNTDHTLEEVGKQFDVTRERIRQIEAKALRKLRHPTRSEKLRSFLDSET; encoded by the coding sequence ATGCCCGAGGAAATTGCAAAACAGTCTAAAACCAGGAGCGTCGCCGCCAGGAACGCCAAGGCGGGTGCAAAACTGATCGCAAAAGCAAAACCCAAGACGGCAGTCGCCAGGAAACCGGCTGCCTCCAAACGTGTCCCTGTCCCCGTGAAAAAAACGAAACCAGCACCCAAGGCCGCCCCCAAATCAGTCAAACCTGCCGCCAAGGCCGCAGTTACGAAGACAAAGGTGGCACACCAGCCCGTAGCCAAAGCCGCCCGGAAGCCTGAGGACAAATCCGACAAGGTAGTGAAGACTGCGCAGTCGCTTCCCAAGTCCGCCCCTGAACCAGTTGCCCCTGCCAAGGCGCCAACTGTCGCTGAAGTTGCCAAGGCGGTAGTTCAGGCCAAGGCCAAGAAGGCCAAGGAAAAGTCCGGCCAGATTGCGCCCGCGGCACCTCAGCCGCTTGATGTCGAAGCCCGCCGTTCCCGCCTCAAGAACCTCATTGCGCTGGGCAAGGAGCGCGGCTACCTCACCTACGCCGAGATCAATGACCACTTGCCCGACGACATGGTCGACGCCGAGCAGATCGAGTCGATCATTACCACTTTCAACGACATGGCGATCCGGGTTTTCGACGAGGCCCCGGCCGGTGAAGACCTGCTGCTCACTGAAGCTGCTGCCGCACCGGTGGATGCCGAGGAAGTCGAAGAGCAGGCCGAGCAGGCGCTGTCTACCGTCGATTCCGAATTTGGCCGCACTACAGACCCAGTACGCATGTATATGCGCGAGATGGGTACGGTCGACCTGCTCACGCGCGAGGGCGAAATCGAGATCGCCAAGCGCATTGAAGATGGCCTGAAGCACATGGTCATCGCCATCTCGGCTTGCCCGACGACCATCGGTGAAATCCTTGAGCTTGCCGGCAAGGTGGCGCGTGACGAAATACGCGTTGATGAACTGGTTGATGGCCTGGTCGACCCAAACGCGACCGAAGAAGAAATTGCCGCGACGGAGGCGGCCGAAGACATCGAAGTCGAAGAAGACGGCGATGAAGAGGATGAGGGAGCCGCCGCTGCCGCTGCCGCCGCTACGCTGCTTAAACTGAAGGAAGAAGCGCTGCAGCGCTTCAACGTGATTCATGAACTTGCCGGCAAGCTATATACCGCACTGACCAGGAAGGGCTCGCAGGATAAGAGTTATTTGCGCATCCAGAAGCAAATCTCCGACGAATTGATGAACATCCGCTTCACCGCCAAGACCATCGAGCGCCTGTGCGACTCGGTGCGTGGCATGGTCGAAGCCGCACGCAGCCACGAACGCAAGATTCTGCATCTCTGCGTGGACAAGGCGCACATGCCGCGTCAGCACTTCATTAAAGTGTTCCCCGGTAACGAGACCAACCTCGAATGGCTCAAGCACGAAGTGCAGTCAGGCAAGCCCTACAGCGCACAACTGATGCGCGTCGCACCGAACATCCTGGAGCAGCAGCAGAAACTGATTGATTTGCAAACCCGCATCGGCCTGCCGCTCAAGGAGCTTAAGGACATCAACAAACAGATGTCTACCGGAGAAGCCAAGGCGCGCCGCGCCAAGCGCGAAATGACCGAGGCCAACCTGCGCCTGGTGATCTCCATCGCCAAGAAATACACCAACCGCGGCCTGCAATTCCTTGACCTGATCCAGGAAGGCAACATCGGCCTCATGAAGGCGGTGGACAAGTTCGAATACCGCCGCGGCTACAAATTCTCCACCTATGCGACATGGTGGATTCGCCAGGCTATCACCCGCTCGATCGCCGACCAGGCGCGCACCATCCGCATCCCGGTGCACATGATCGAGACCATCAACAAGATGAACCGCATCAGCCGCCAGATCCTGCAGGAAACCGGTCTTGAGCCCGATCCCGCAACGCTGGCGATCAAGATGGAAATGCCGGAGGACAAGATCCGCAAGATCCTCAAGATCAGCAAGGAACCGATCTCGATGGAAACACCGATCGGCGACGACGACGATTCCCATCTCGGCGACTTTATCGAAGACGCCGGCACGCTGGCGCCGGCCGATGCTGCATTGTTCGCCAGCTTGCGCGAGATTACGAAAGAAGTGCTCGACAGCCTGACGCCGCGCGAAGCCAAGGTGCTGCGCATGCGCTTCGGCATCGAGATGAACACCGACCATACGCTTGAAGAAGTCGGCAAGCAGTTCGATGTCACACGGGAGCGCATCCGCCAGATCGAAGCCAAGGCCTTGCGCAAGCTGCGTCACCCGACGCGTTCGGAAAAACTGCGCAGCTTTCTCGATTCGGAAACCTGA
- the dnaG gene encoding DNA primase translates to MIPESFIQELLTRVDIVDVIERYVPLKKAGANYSACCPFHSEKTPSFTVSPSKQFYHCFGCGAHGSAIGFVMQYSGLGFIDAVEDLASHIGMQMPRDASERHAMEAARRAPLTELMARAAKFYRDQLKQAPKAVDYLKGRGLSGEIAARFSLGYAPDDWQGLQQIFPDYDDQALAECGLVIVNEQGRRYDRFRDRIMFPILDQRGNVIGFGGRVIGDGEPKYLNSPETPIFEKGRELYGLSQARKAIHEADTVIVVEGYMDVVGLAQLGVENVVASLGTATTGMHVQKLLKQANRVVFCFDRDSAGDRAARRAMENSLEYLIDGKSVEILQMPGNQDPDEFIREHGKEGFQKLVGSATPLSEFLLREARRDISLATAEGRAALIQQVGPLMQKIAAPTLRLQLTRDIAKLTQLSPADVEKRCDLKPLARGRAAYVARASTRPLEHILLQVVIQRPEWVVRIPLELLSIEQEETAALNAIADLIEHGLPTGGAGQMLESFRGRPCETIIAQVLAELALEEPDLTTMEVVLGDAVERLRVRGVRSEIESRKKQLTPEEWRELLLKKQGGNRPAE, encoded by the coding sequence GTGATCCCCGAAAGTTTCATTCAAGAGTTGCTCACTCGTGTCGACATCGTCGACGTGATCGAGCGCTATGTGCCGCTGAAAAAAGCCGGCGCGAACTACAGCGCCTGCTGTCCTTTCCATTCCGAAAAAACACCCTCGTTCACAGTGAGCCCGTCGAAGCAGTTCTATCACTGCTTCGGTTGTGGTGCGCATGGCAGCGCGATCGGCTTCGTCATGCAGTATTCCGGGCTCGGCTTCATCGACGCCGTCGAGGATCTTGCTTCGCATATCGGCATGCAGATGCCGCGCGATGCGTCCGAACGTCATGCCATGGAAGCCGCACGCAGGGCGCCGCTCACCGAGCTCATGGCTCGTGCTGCAAAGTTCTATCGCGACCAGCTCAAGCAGGCGCCGAAAGCCGTCGACTACCTCAAGGGACGCGGCCTCTCCGGCGAGATCGCGGCGCGCTTCAGTCTCGGTTATGCGCCCGACGACTGGCAGGGGCTGCAACAAATATTCCCTGATTACGACGATCAGGCGCTGGCCGAATGCGGTCTCGTCATCGTCAATGAACAGGGCCGCCGCTACGACCGCTTCCGCGACCGCATCATGTTTCCGATCCTCGACCAGCGCGGCAACGTTATCGGCTTCGGTGGGCGCGTTATCGGCGATGGCGAACCCAAATACCTCAACTCGCCCGAGACACCGATTTTCGAGAAGGGCCGCGAGCTCTATGGCCTCAGCCAGGCGCGCAAGGCCATTCACGAAGCCGACACCGTGATCGTCGTCGAAGGTTATATGGATGTAGTCGGCCTCGCCCAACTCGGTGTCGAGAATGTCGTCGCTTCGCTCGGCACCGCGACGACCGGCATGCATGTGCAGAAACTGCTCAAACAGGCCAATCGCGTGGTGTTCTGTTTCGACCGCGACAGCGCCGGTGATCGCGCCGCGCGCCGCGCCATGGAGAACAGCCTCGAATATCTCATTGACGGCAAAAGCGTCGAGATATTGCAGATGCCCGGCAACCAGGATCCGGACGAATTCATCCGCGAACATGGCAAAGAGGGATTCCAGAAACTGGTTGGCAGCGCGACACCCCTCTCCGAATTTCTGCTGCGTGAAGCGCGCAGGGACATCAGCCTTGCCACGGCGGAAGGTCGTGCCGCGCTGATTCAGCAGGTTGGCCCCTTGATGCAGAAAATTGCCGCCCCTACATTGCGCCTGCAATTGACCAGGGATATTGCGAAGCTGACCCAACTCTCGCCGGCCGATGTGGAGAAACGCTGCGACTTGAAACCACTGGCACGCGGCAGAGCGGCATATGTTGCCCGCGCATCCACACGGCCGCTCGAACATATCCTGCTGCAAGTGGTGATTCAACGGCCGGAATGGGTGGTGCGCATTCCGCTTGAATTGCTATCCATTGAGCAGGAAGAAACTGCGGCACTGAATGCGATCGCCGACTTGATCGAACATGGCCTGCCCACCGGTGGGGCAGGGCAAATGCTCGAATCATTTCGCGGCCGGCCCTGCGAGACAATCATCGCGCAAGTGTTGGCGGAACTGGCGCTCGAAGAACCCGATCTGACCACCATGGAAGTCGTATTGGGCGATGCCGTCGAAAGGTTGCGCGTGCGCGGCGTGCGTAGCGAAATCGAAAGCCGCAAGAAACAGCTCACGCCCGAGGAGTGGCGCGAACTGCTTTTAAAAAAACAGGGCGGGAACCGGCCCGCCGAGTAG
- a CDS encoding GatB/YqeY domain-containing protein produces MSLKLRINEDMKTAMRAKDSARLGAIRLLMAAMKQREVDERIDLDDAGVIAVIEKMLKQRKDSITQYEAAKRQDLADAEKFEVDVLMAYMPQALSTAEVEAIIDKALADSGAKAPSEMGKVIALIKPQVAGRADMGEISKLVKARLGN; encoded by the coding sequence ATGTCGCTCAAGCTGCGCATCAACGAAGACATGAAGACCGCCATGCGGGCCAAGGACAGCGCCCGTCTTGGCGCCATTCGCCTGCTCATGGCGGCGATGAAGCAAAGGGAAGTCGACGAGCGCATCGATCTCGATGATGCCGGCGTGATCGCCGTGATCGAAAAAATGCTCAAACAGCGCAAGGACTCCATCACCCAGTACGAAGCTGCCAAGCGCCAGGATCTCGCTGACGCGGAGAAGTTCGAAGTCGATGTACTCATGGCCTATATGCCGCAGGCGCTCTCCACTGCGGAGGTGGAAGCGATCATCGACAAGGCGCTGGCCGACTCTGGCGCCAAGGCGCCGTCCGAAATGGGCAAGGTCATCGCGCTGATCAAACCGCAGGTTGCTGGCCGCGCCGACATGGGCGAAATTTCGAAACTCGTCAAGGCCAGGCTTGGTAACTGA
- the rpsU gene encoding 30S ribosomal protein S21, which produces MPGIRLKENEPFEVAIRRFKRAIEKTGLLTELRSREFYEKPTSERKRKAAAAVKRHHKRIRSQMLPPKLY; this is translated from the coding sequence ATGCCGGGTATACGCCTCAAGGAAAACGAGCCGTTTGAAGTTGCGATCCGCCGCTTCAAGCGCGCCATTGAAAAAACCGGTCTGTTGACCGAGTTGCGTTCGCGCGAGTTTTACGAGAAGCCCACCAGCGAGCGCAAGCGCAAGGCCGCTGCTGCCGTGAAGCGCCATCACAAGCGCATTCGCAGCCAGATGCTGCCACCGAAGCTGTACTAG
- the tsaD gene encoding tRNA (adenosine(37)-N6)-threonylcarbamoyltransferase complex transferase subunit TsaD: MLVLGIESSCDETGVALYDSLRGLLGHAIYSQIDMHEAYGGVVPELASRDHIRRLIPLLDQVLSITGVDKKQIDAIAYTAGPGLAGALLVGASFAESLGLALNVPTMPVHHLEGHLLSPLLAADAPTFPFVALLVSGGHTQLMRVSGVGKYELLGETLDDAAGEAFDKTAKLLGLGYPGGPAIARLAAKGIAGCYKLPRPMLRSGDLDFSFSGLKTAVLTVVRDHELNETERHDLAAEFQEAVTEVLVAKALAAVERCGFDQLVVAGGVGANLRLRERLNAAAARRGIRVHYPPLDLCTDNGAMIAYCGAQRLLAESAGQTTHAFCVRPRWALQAV; encoded by the coding sequence ATGTTGGTTCTAGGCATCGAATCCTCCTGCGACGAAACCGGCGTCGCCCTCTACGACAGCTTGCGCGGCCTGCTCGGCCACGCCATTTATTCCCAGATCGACATGCACGAGGCCTACGGCGGCGTGGTGCCGGAACTGGCGTCACGCGACCACATCCGGCGCCTGATCCCGCTGCTCGACCAGGTATTGTCAATAACGGGTGTCGATAAAAAACAGATCGACGCCATCGCCTATACTGCCGGGCCCGGCTTGGCTGGCGCCCTGCTGGTCGGCGCCAGTTTTGCCGAATCGCTGGGTTTGGCCCTGAATGTGCCGACGATGCCGGTGCATCATCTCGAAGGTCATTTGCTTTCGCCCTTGCTGGCGGCAGATGCACCGACTTTTCCTTTCGTGGCTCTGCTGGTATCGGGCGGGCACACGCAATTGATGCGTGTCAGTGGCGTCGGCAAATACGAGTTGCTTGGCGAAACCCTTGACGATGCGGCCGGCGAAGCCTTCGACAAGACCGCCAAGTTGCTTGGCCTGGGCTACCCCGGCGGACCCGCCATCGCCAGACTGGCGGCAAAGGGCATCGCCGGTTGCTACAAATTGCCGCGGCCGATGCTGCGCTCGGGCGATCTCGATTTCAGCTTTTCCGGCCTGAAAACCGCAGTACTCACGGTGGTACGCGATCACGAGTTGAATGAGACGGAACGCCATGATCTCGCCGCCGAATTTCAGGAAGCCGTCACTGAAGTATTGGTGGCCAAGGCGCTGGCGGCAGTCGAACGCTGTGGCTTTGACCAGCTCGTCGTTGCCGGCGGAGTAGGCGCCAACCTCAGGCTGCGGGAAAGACTGAATGCGGCAGCCGCAAGGCGGGGGATTCGCGTCCATTACCCGCCGCTCGACCTATGCACCGACAACGGCGCCATGATCGCCTACTGCGGCGCGCAGCGTTTGTTAGCTGAAAGTGCAGGCCAGACGACTCACGCGTTTTGCGTCAGACCGCGCTGGGCATTGCAAGCGGTTTAA
- the plsY gene encoding glycerol-3-phosphate 1-O-acyltransferase PlsY — protein MNALVFVLLGYLLGSLPFAVIVSKAFGLADPRSFGSGNPGATNVLRSGNKLAALLTLVGDAAKGWLAIWLAGKWGGDSLGVAAAGIAAFFGHAFPVFLKFKGGKGVATALGVLAGFNGWLALICASVWLLVALVTRYSSLAALLAAVSAPVATAWLGSGKEALMAVTAMSVILILRHRDNIKRLLAGTEGRIGGKKQSD, from the coding sequence ATGAACGCGCTTGTTTTCGTGCTGCTCGGCTATTTGCTTGGCTCGCTTCCTTTTGCCGTGATCGTTTCAAAAGCGTTTGGTCTTGCCGATCCGCGCAGTTTCGGCTCCGGCAACCCGGGCGCGACCAATGTGCTGCGTTCCGGCAACAAGCTGGCGGCGTTGCTGACGCTGGTTGGCGATGCGGCGAAGGGCTGGCTTGCCATATGGCTGGCCGGCAAGTGGGGGGGCGACAGTTTGGGCGTAGCGGCGGCAGGGATCGCCGCTTTTTTCGGCCACGCATTTCCCGTGTTCCTCAAGTTCAAGGGCGGCAAGGGTGTGGCGACGGCGCTCGGCGTGCTCGCCGGCTTCAATGGCTGGCTGGCGTTGATTTGCGCCAGCGTCTGGCTATTGGTGGCACTCGTGACGCGCTACTCCTCGCTGGCGGCCTTGCTCGCCGCGGTATCGGCGCCCGTCGCGACCGCGTGGCTCGGCAGCGGCAAGGAAGCGCTGATGGCCGTGACGGCGATGTCGGTGATTCTGATCCTGCGCCATCGCGACAATATCAAGCGTCTGCTGGCCGGTACCGAGGGCCGGATCGGCGGCAAAAAACAATCGGATTAA
- a CDS encoding dihydroneopterin aldolase, whose translation MDFIFIEELRVEANVGIYPRERAAPQTIEINLTFGVPDEAARDDDIAKTIDYADVIGRIRRELEAHHFNLLETLGEFVIALMLDEFKAPWVKISIAKIGVMKGVHRVGVQIERARS comes from the coding sequence ATGGACTTCATTTTCATCGAGGAACTGCGCGTCGAGGCGAACGTGGGCATCTATCCGCGCGAGCGGGCCGCGCCGCAGACCATCGAAATCAATCTCACCTTCGGCGTGCCCGACGAAGCGGCGCGCGACGACGACATCGCCAAGACCATTGACTATGCGGATGTAATTGGCCGCATCCGACGCGAACTGGAGGCGCACCACTTCAACCTGCTCGAAACCCTGGGGGAATTTGTCATCGCGCTGATGCTTGACGAATTCAAGGCGCCGTGGGTGAAAATTTCCATCGCCAAGATCGGCGTCATGAAGGGCGTGCACCGCGTCGGAGTGCAAATCGAGCGGGCGCGAAGCTGA
- a CDS encoding ammonium transporter encodes MKKLFAIVLTLLAVGVGGAAWAEDMPSATAAAATLAAAPAAAPAASTPAAAPAPTPNKGDTAWMLMSTALVLLMSVPALALFYGGLVRSKNMLSVLMQVFVAFSLITVLWCVYGYSLAFTGGNAFIGGFDRLFLKGVFDSATGAFSLGATFSKGTPMYEIVFVAFQATFAAITVCLVFGSLVERVKFSAVLIFSTIWFTISYLPMAHMVWFWAGPDAYTSADVVDATNATAGLLWQWGALDFAGGTVVHINAGFAGLVGAFLLGKRIGLGKEALSPHSLTMTMIGASLLWFGWFGFNAGSALEANGSAALAFMNTYLATACAVLTWIFTEWLIKGKPSMLGAASGAVAGLVAITPAAGNVGIPGAFVIGLLVGPLCFWGVTGLKKLIGADDALDVFGVHALGGVFGALMTGIFNSPDLGGVGFYNNWFEMKPGYGAIMDQLITQAKAVGVAAVWSSVAAFISFKIADLIVGLRVPEDEEREGLDITSHGETAYHA; translated from the coding sequence ATGAAGAAACTTTTCGCAATCGTGTTGACGCTGCTCGCCGTCGGTGTCGGCGGAGCGGCGTGGGCCGAAGACATGCCATCTGCAACTGCCGCGGCGGCCACTCTTGCCGCGGCCCCGGCCGCAGCTCCCGCAGCGTCAACGCCTGCCGCTGCACCCGCGCCGACACCCAACAAGGGCGACACGGCATGGATGTTGATGTCGACGGCTCTGGTGCTGTTGATGTCGGTGCCCGCACTGGCCCTGTTCTATGGCGGCCTGGTGCGCAGCAAGAATATGCTCTCGGTATTGATGCAGGTGTTCGTGGCGTTTTCGCTGATTACGGTGCTGTGGTGCGTGTATGGCTACAGTCTCGCATTCACCGGCGGCAACGCGTTCATTGGCGGCTTCGATCGGCTGTTTCTCAAAGGTGTGTTCGATTCGGCAACCGGCGCATTTTCACTGGGCGCCACATTCAGCAAGGGCACACCGATGTACGAGATTGTTTTTGTCGCCTTCCAGGCCACGTTTGCCGCGATCACGGTCTGCCTGGTGTTCGGTTCACTGGTGGAGCGCGTCAAGTTCTCCGCAGTCCTGATCTTCTCGACGATCTGGTTCACCATCAGCTATCTGCCGATGGCGCACATGGTCTGGTTCTGGGCTGGCCCCGACGCCTACACCTCAGCGGACGTCGTCGATGCCACCAATGCCACCGCCGGCCTGCTCTGGCAATGGGGGGCGCTGGACTTCGCGGGCGGCACGGTGGTGCATATCAATGCCGGTTTTGCCGGGCTGGTCGGCGCCTTCCTGCTCGGCAAACGCATCGGTCTGGGCAAGGAAGCCCTCTCGCCACATAGCCTGACCATGACCATGATCGGCGCCTCCCTGCTGTGGTTCGGCTGGTTCGGCTTCAACGCCGGATCGGCATTGGAAGCGAACGGCTCAGCCGCGCTGGCCTTCATGAACACCTATCTTGCCACCGCATGCGCGGTGCTGACCTGGATATTCACCGAATGGCTGATCAAGGGCAAACCCTCGATGCTGGGCGCAGCCTCCGGCGCTGTTGCAGGTCTGGTGGCAATTACACCGGCAGCGGGCAACGTCGGCATCCCCGGCGCGTTCGTAATTGGCCTCCTCGTTGGCCCGCTTTGTTTCTGGGGTGTGACCGGACTGAAAAAGCTGATCGGCGCGGACGATGCGCTCGACGTATTCGGCGTGCATGCGCTGGGTGGTGTCTTCGGTGCGTTGATGACGGGGATTTTCAATTCACCCGATCTCGGCGGTGTCGGTTTCTATAACAACTGGTTCGAGATGAAGCCTGGCTACGGCGCCATCATGGATCAGCTTATCACCCAGGCCAAGGCAGTGGGCGTGGCGGCGGTATGGTCGTCGGTTGCTGCGTTCATCTCCTTCAAGATCGCTGACCTGATCGTCGGTCTGCGGGTGCCTGAAGACGAGGAACGCGAGGGATTGGACATTACCTCGCACGGCGAGACTGCCTATCACGCCTGA
- the glnK gene encoding P-II family nitrogen regulator, whose translation MKLVTAIIKPFKLDEVREALAAVGVQGITVTEVKGFGRQKGHTELYRGAEYVVDFLPKVRIDAAIKDDLLDQVIEAIEKSASTGKIGDGKIFVSDLEQVIRIRTGETGEDAL comes from the coding sequence ATGAAACTGGTTACCGCCATCATCAAGCCGTTCAAGCTTGACGAGGTACGTGAAGCGCTCGCCGCCGTCGGCGTGCAGGGCATCACCGTCACCGAGGTCAAGGGATTTGGCCGGCAAAAGGGGCACACGGAGTTGTATCGTGGCGCCGAATACGTAGTCGATTTTCTGCCCAAGGTCAGAATCGATGCCGCCATCAAGGACGATCTTCTCGATCAGGTGATCGAGGCCATCGAGAAATCCGCCAGCACCGGCAAGATCGGCGACGGCAAGATTTTCGTCTCCGACCTCGAACAAGTCATCCGCATCCGCACCGGCGAAACCGGTGAGGATGCGCTTTAA
- a CDS encoding TorF family putative porin yields the protein MMKQTLIAAAVASVFLTAGSAMAADASASPWTVTTNIYGVSDYYFRGMTQTWHKPAIQGGADFVHSSGWYAGLWGSNVSNNTYPGGSGLEFDYYGGYNGKINDDWGWTAGGHGYYYPGADLNKTAFDISGDSFNSFEANVGLSYKFMSVKYSYFLTDWFGLNKNFMVGGVPAFTDDSKGSSYLEFNLAYEFMPTYTVNFHAAHTDVKTKTTAAFGTAGLDPSYDDYLVGVTKTFDGGWVGSLAYAKSNYKDKTYWDPTFSFANSDTIDMGEGRVILSVGRVF from the coding sequence ATGATGAAGCAAACCCTGATTGCAGCCGCCGTAGCCAGTGTCTTCCTGACAGCAGGTTCCGCCATGGCCGCCGATGCGTCCGCGAGTCCCTGGACCGTGACGACCAACATCTATGGCGTCAGCGACTATTATTTCCGTGGCATGACTCAAACTTGGCACAAGCCGGCCATTCAGGGCGGCGCGGACTTTGTCCATTCCAGCGGTTGGTATGCCGGCCTGTGGGGTTCGAACGTTAGCAACAACACCTACCCGGGCGGTTCTGGCCTGGAATTCGACTATTACGGCGGCTACAACGGCAAGATCAACGACGACTGGGGCTGGACCGCAGGCGGTCACGGCTATTACTACCCTGGCGCCGACCTGAACAAGACCGCTTTTGACATTAGCGGCGATTCCTTCAATTCATTCGAGGCAAACGTCGGCCTTTCCTACAAATTCATGAGCGTCAAGTACTCGTATTTCTTGACCGACTGGTTCGGCTTGAACAAGAACTTCATGGTTGGCGGCGTTCCCGCGTTCACCGATGATTCCAAGGGATCGAGCTATCTTGAATTCAATCTGGCCTACGAGTTCATGCCAACCTACACGGTCAACTTCCACGCCGCCCATACCGACGTCAAGACCAAGACGACGGCTGCATTCGGAACAGCGGGACTCGATCCCAGCTACGACGATTACCTGGTCGGCGTGACAAAGACCTTCGACGGCGGCTGGGTCGGGTCGCTTGCTTATGCCAAATCCAATTACAAGGACAAGACGTACTGGGACCCCACTTTCTCGTTCGCCAATTCCGACACGATCGATATGGGCGAGGGCCGCGTAATCCTCTCCGTCGGCCGCGTGTTTTAG
- a CDS encoding accessory factor UbiK family protein, protein MTNNKFLDEISSRISQLAVSTPVAEFEKNAKALLSGAFSRMDLVTREEFDIQRELLAKAQEKLAALEAKISELEARK, encoded by the coding sequence ATGACAAACAACAAGTTTCTCGACGAAATTTCCAGCCGCATTTCCCAACTGGCCGTAAGCACGCCGGTGGCGGAATTCGAGAAAAACGCCAAGGCCCTGTTGTCTGGCGCGTTCTCGCGCATGGACTTGGTAACGCGCGAGGAATTCGACATTCAGCGCGAACTGCTGGCCAAGGCGCAGGAAAAGCTGGCGGCGCTCGAAGCGAAAATTAGCGAACTCGAAGCGCGTAAATAA